From Streptomyces chrestomyceticus JCM 4735, one genomic window encodes:
- a CDS encoding phosphopantetheine-binding protein, producing the protein MALTLEQLRKDVADVLGEDPADIPDDENLVDYGLDSVRLMALAGRWNRDHGIEVAVTDLSEEPALEKWAVLLGATG; encoded by the coding sequence ATGGCATTGACGCTGGAGCAGTTGCGCAAGGACGTCGCGGACGTCCTCGGCGAGGACCCCGCCGACATCCCCGACGACGAGAACCTCGTCGACTACGGCCTCGACTCGGTCCGCCTGATGGCCCTGGCCGGCCGCTGGAACCGTGACCACGGCATCGAGGTCGCCGTCACCGACCTCTCGGAGGAGCCCGCCCTGGAGAAGTGGGCGGTGCTGCTCGGCGCCACCGGCTGA
- a CDS encoding isochorismatase family protein produces the protein MALPAIAPYPMPSAGDLPANRVDWKADPSRAVLLVHDLQNYFLSAFDTQASPATDLLRNVAALKKEAARLGIPVLYTAQPGGQTPEERGLQQDFWGPGLPADEHAAAIADAVAPGPDDTVLTKWKYSGFVRTDLEERMRGLGRDQLVITGVYAHIGVMMTACDAWMRDLQAFLVADAVADFSADDHAMALRWAAAKCAVVTTTATVFEGK, from the coding sequence ATGGCCCTGCCCGCCATCGCCCCCTACCCCATGCCGTCCGCCGGCGACCTGCCCGCGAACCGCGTGGACTGGAAGGCCGACCCGTCGCGCGCCGTCCTGCTCGTCCACGACCTGCAGAACTACTTCCTGTCGGCCTTCGACACCCAGGCGTCCCCCGCCACCGACCTGCTGCGCAACGTGGCCGCGCTGAAGAAGGAAGCCGCCCGGCTCGGCATCCCGGTCCTCTACACCGCGCAGCCCGGCGGCCAGACGCCCGAGGAACGCGGTCTCCAGCAGGACTTCTGGGGCCCCGGCCTGCCCGCCGACGAGCACGCGGCGGCCATCGCCGACGCGGTCGCCCCGGGCCCGGACGACACCGTGCTGACCAAGTGGAAGTACAGCGGCTTCGTCCGCACCGACCTCGAAGAGCGGATGCGCGGCCTCGGCCGCGACCAGCTCGTCATCACCGGCGTCTACGCCCACATCGGCGTCATGATGACCGCCTGTGACGCCTGGATGCGCGACCTCCAGGCGTTCCTCGTCGCCGACGCGGTGGCCGACTTCTCCGCCGACGACCACGCGATGGCATTGCGCTGGGCGGCCGCCAAGTGTGCCGTGGTCACCACCACCGCCACCGTCTTCGAAGGGAAGTGA
- a CDS encoding (2,3-dihydroxybenzoyl)adenylate synthase: MTDQYAYAHSHAPTWPAEFAERYREAGWWRGETFGQMLRDRAAAHPDRVAVVDPAGEGRRWTYAELDRRATRLAAGLHARGIVRGDRVVVQLPNVAEFFEVIFALFRLGALPVFALPAHRETEIRYFCEFTGAAAYVIAAEHGGYDYRALAATVRDDVPGLRHVFVTGGDPGPFEALSDVPADPASDTAAWDEPAPDDLAFLQLSGGSTGVPKLIPRTHDDYIYSLWGSNELCGVDEHSVYLCVLPAAHNFPLSSPGSLGALYAGARVVLSPQPNPDVAFPLIERERVTITGLVPPLALVWTEAAPTTPYDLSSLDVLLVGGAKFSEEAARRVRPALGCTLQQVFGMAEGLVNYTRLDDPEETIVTTQGRPISPDDEIRVVDDEDNDLPVGATGHLLTRGPYTIRGYWKAPEHNARSFTADGFYRTGDVVRLTPTGHLVVEGRAKDQINRGGEKIAAEEVENHLLAHPAVHDANVVAEPDPYLGERTLAYVILRSGAEAPTPVAVKKFVRARGLAAYKVPDRVVFVDAFPQTGVGKISKKDLRSAATSATGDA, encoded by the coding sequence GTGACCGATCAGTACGCCTACGCCCACTCCCACGCGCCCACCTGGCCCGCGGAGTTCGCCGAGCGCTACCGCGAGGCGGGCTGGTGGCGCGGCGAGACCTTCGGGCAGATGCTGCGCGACCGGGCCGCCGCCCACCCGGACCGGGTCGCCGTCGTGGACCCGGCCGGCGAGGGCCGCCGCTGGACGTACGCGGAGCTGGACCGCCGCGCCACCCGGCTCGCCGCCGGACTCCACGCGCGCGGCATCGTCCGCGGTGACCGGGTCGTCGTGCAGCTCCCGAACGTCGCCGAGTTCTTCGAGGTGATCTTCGCGCTGTTCCGCCTCGGCGCCCTCCCCGTCTTCGCGCTGCCCGCGCACCGCGAGACCGAGATCCGCTACTTCTGCGAGTTCACCGGCGCCGCCGCGTACGTCATCGCCGCCGAGCACGGCGGCTACGACTACCGCGCCCTGGCCGCGACGGTACGCGACGACGTCCCGGGCCTGCGCCACGTCTTCGTCACCGGCGGCGACCCGGGCCCCTTCGAGGCGCTCTCGGACGTACCGGCCGACCCGGCCTCCGACACGGCTGCCTGGGACGAGCCCGCGCCGGACGACCTCGCCTTCCTCCAGCTCTCCGGCGGCAGCACCGGCGTCCCCAAGCTCATCCCGCGCACCCACGACGACTACATCTACTCGCTGTGGGGCTCCAACGAGCTGTGCGGCGTGGACGAGCACAGCGTCTACCTGTGCGTCCTGCCCGCCGCCCACAACTTCCCGCTCTCCTCGCCCGGTTCGCTCGGCGCCCTGTACGCGGGCGCCCGCGTCGTGCTGAGCCCGCAGCCCAACCCGGACGTGGCGTTCCCGCTCATCGAGCGCGAACGCGTCACCATCACCGGCCTGGTCCCGCCGCTCGCCCTCGTCTGGACCGAGGCCGCGCCCACGACGCCGTACGACCTGAGCAGCCTCGACGTGCTGCTGGTCGGCGGCGCCAAGTTCAGCGAGGAGGCCGCCCGGCGCGTCCGGCCCGCCCTCGGCTGCACCCTCCAGCAGGTCTTCGGCATGGCCGAGGGCCTGGTGAACTACACGCGGCTGGACGACCCCGAGGAGACCATCGTCACCACCCAGGGGCGGCCCATCTCCCCGGACGACGAGATCCGCGTCGTGGACGACGAGGACAACGACCTGCCCGTCGGCGCGACCGGCCATCTGCTCACCCGCGGCCCGTACACCATCCGCGGCTACTGGAAGGCGCCCGAGCACAACGCCCGCTCCTTCACCGCGGACGGCTTCTACCGCACCGGCGACGTCGTCCGGCTCACCCCCACCGGCCACCTCGTCGTCGAGGGCCGCGCCAAGGACCAGATCAACCGCGGCGGCGAGAAGATCGCCGCCGAGGAGGTCGAGAACCACCTGCTCGCGCACCCCGCGGTGCACGACGCCAACGTGGTCGCCGAACCCGACCCGTACCTGGGCGAACGCACCCTCGCCTACGTGATCCTGCGCTCCGGCGCCGAAGCGCCGACCCCCGTCGCCGTCAAGAAGTTCGTCCGGGCCCGCGGCCTCGCCGCCTACAAGGTGCCCGACCGCGTCGTGTTCGTGGACGCCTTCCCGCAGACCGGCGTCGGCAAGATCTCCAAGAAGGACCTCCGGTCCGCCGCGACCTCCGCCACCGGCGACGCCTGA